The sequence below is a genomic window from Oleidesulfovibrio alaskensis DSM 16109.
AGCATTACGGCACACAGGAGCACACCTTCACCCCTGAAGAGTTCAAGGCCCGCCATCAGGCGGCATTCGGGGCGTAACAGACCGTCTTGCATAAAAAAAGAGGCTGCCGCGTATGACGTGGCAGCCTCTTTTTTTATGGCGGTTGCGCGGCAGTACCCCTGCGGCGTCACTGATGGTCCGCATGCTTTCTGCTGCCGGAATACAACTCGTATTCCAGCAGGCGGCATTCTATTTTGGCACTGTGAAAAGGAATGCGGCGCGAAGTGCGCAGTCCCACGTTACCGGCCAGTTTCATGTTGCCGGTAAAAACATACCCCGTGTATCCGCCGCAGCGCTGTTTGAAAAAATCACCCACGGCCCGGTAGACACCCTCCAGCTGAGCAGCATCTCCGAGACGGGCGCCGTACTCCGGATTCATGATGATCACATCGCGCCCTTCAGACGGCTGAGGAATGTCGGTCTGCGTAAAATCACAGACGCCGAACTCGATAAAACCGGCAACACCGGCCCGTACCGCGTTTTCCTGCGAAGCCTTTACCGCCTCGGGCACAATGTCGGTTGCAATGACCCGCCCCGGTATCTCTCCTGTTTCCTGCGCTTCCGCCCTGTCAAGCAGGGCGTCCCATATCTCCGGTTTATAACCGGGCAGATGCATGAAGCAGAAAGAATCACGCAGCAGCCCCGGTGCGGAGTTCATGGCCATGAGCACGGCTTCCACAGCCAGAGTACCCGAACCGCACATGGGGTTGATCAGATGCCCACCGCCCGGCCAGCCGGCAGCCATCAGAACAGCGGCCGCCAGAGTTTCCTGCATGGGGGCCTTCCACGGATTTTTTCTGTACCCCCTGCGTGAAAGCGGCTCGCCGGAGGTATCGACATACAGCCGGCACCAGTCATCATGCCAGTGCAGAAACAGCACTACCCCCGTCTGCAGCGGTCCCGAATCGGGGCGTCTGCCCGTACGGCTCCGTATCCTGTCCACCACCGCATCCTTCAGCCGCTGATTGGCAAAACGGCTGTCACGTATTGTGGGGTTGTCAACGGAAGACGCTATGCTCACGTACCCTTCAGGGGCGATAAACAGTTCCCAGTGAATGCGCGAAGCCGCCCTGTACAGCGCATCGGCATCACGGGCACGAAACGCGGCTACCTGATACAGCACCCTGTTGGCCGTGCGCAGGTGCAGGTTCATCCGCATGCAGTCATTCAGGTCGGCCTGCACCTCCACACCGGCGGGCAGTTCATTGCGGGGCGTAAAACCCAGCGCCTTCAGTTCCGTCGCCAGCAAGGCCGAAGCCGCCAGCGGACACGTTACAAGCACAGTGCTTTTATGTGAAAAATCAGCCATCAGCTGCAAAATTCCTTACGTATTGCTCCGTCACGCCACGCTCGCGGCAAGCGCTGCGGCCTTGCGCAGCAGGTCCTGCTTCAATGCGGCATAGTCGTGACGGCGCATGGTTTCAAATTCATCTTTTGTATAGCGCATCTGCAATTTATACATATTGGCAGAGGCATTCCCCTGCGCTTCGGGCTGCTGCAGCGCCGCCTTGCCGCTGCGTTTCATATGACGCACGGCAAGATGCCCCTGATAGACCGGCAGTCGGCCCTGCAATACCTGCCGCAGGTCATGCTCCAGATCGTCATACTGTGAAGGGGAGTAACGCAGGTCAAATCCGCCGCCGGAGCGCAGGGCATCCAGCAGAAAAAGATGGCAGCATCCGGTCACCGTGGCACAGGGCCGCATGTAGGTGAACTGCCCGAAATCCATATCCTGATGCTGCAGCATGGAAACCGCAAAGCGGCGCTCACCTTCGGCAGCCACCTGTTCGGCCGACTGCGGCTGCGGAGCGTCGAGATGCATATCCACCGACTGTATCAGCGCGGGGTTGGCATGGTCCACCACTCTGCACCCCCACGCGGCTGCATGGGGATAGCGCTGCATGGCCGCGCCCATGCGCCCCAGCCAGTCGGCGGGCAGTTCAACGTCGTCGTCGCAGTAAGCCACCCAGCGGCAGCCGTCAAGTTCCGTAAGATGCATAAGCCAGTTGCGGGCTGCAGGGGCCCCCACATTGCAGGGCAAGGTGACAGTCAGCAATCCGTCGCCAAGGTGTTCCTTCCAGCGGGCAAGCACCCCGGGTGTTGCATCGGAAGAACCGTTGTCCAGCACGATAATGCGCGCATCATCCAGCCGCGAAGCGGCAAGGCTGCCCAGCGTGATGTCAAGACAGGCTGCCTTGTTGTATGAATAAAGCAGCACAGCCCCCCTGCCTTCGGGCATCCGGCATGCCGTATGGGTTCCGTCAGCCACGTCAGACAGGCGCAGCAGCAGATTGCTGTCCCAGCCGCGCAGCGCAAAGGCCGTCTGCCACAGCCGCAGTGCGGTATCGTCGCGGCCGCAGCGGTACAGGGCCTCTGCGGCGCGGGTCAGGTGTTCCGTCATTCCGGCGGAATGCGGCCAGACGGACTCATAAAGCGCCGCAGCCTGCTCCGCATCACCCCGCATCAGGTGCATGTCGGCAAGCAGCCGCGTACGCACCGGCAAAGGCAGGGAAGTTGCTCCGGCAATGACGGCTTCCACGCGGCCGGTGTCGCCTTCGTAACCGGCCAGCGCAAGCCGCTGCTGCAGCCAGTAGGCGTTATCCGGCTCCCGTGCGGTCTGCTTTTCAAGAAACCCCATGGTCAGGGCTGTGTCACGCTTCTGAAGCAGACGCTGATAATACCGCTGATCCTGCGGTACGCTCCACCCCTGCCGCATGTGCTGTGCAACACTGCGCACAGAATCCGGCAAAAAAGGCTGCATGTCGTCAAGAGCAAGCAACTGCGCGGCGGTGCCACCGTCCAGCGGATCCGCGTCCCATGCCGCACAGATAAGGCTTCTGCCGGTTTCAAGCAGCATGCCGCCCACTCCGGCCCTGCCGGCCTTCTGCGCTTCCATGGCCTTCTGCAGGGCCATATCTGCCAGATAAAGCCGGTGCATCTTGCCGGTGCCGCCTTTGGCAAGCTCATTCATCATGTCCGTGCCGCCGGCCGCTTCCATGGCATTCCAGTCAAAAAGCACAGTGCCTCCTTTTCTCCAGACCGGAGTTGACATACTATACAAAGGGTTACAAGATGATCAGATACAGTGCGCACGTCTTTTGCGCAATCATTTTAGCCGCGCGGTGCAGCCCCGTCCACCGTGTTACACCGCTTCTGCGCGCGTACTGCGCATACTCTGCAATATGATGAATGATCACCGCACCGACACGTTGCTCCGGCTGTGCGAAACAATGCCGCTGTGGCAGCTGGGAGTCGAAGGACTGAACATACGCCTGATGCATGCGGAACAGGGGCTGCGGACACTGACCGCAGCGGCGCCCGACGCCCTGCCCGTCACGGTGTCCGGCGCTGTTGCCGCCCACATTTTGTGGTCATGGCAGAAGCATCCCCTCGACCGCCGTCTGTGCGGCTATGTGACAGCGCTCTTTGCAGGACACCCGTCCCACGACCGGACGGTTGCACTGGCACACGCCGTGCTGCAGCGCAGTGCAGTCCCCCCGGAATATGAGGCATGGCGCGCTCTGGCAGATGCCGATCCGCAAGGCGCAATGCTCCGGTGCATCAACCATATCGCGGACGAAAAACATGCATGTTTCTGGCTGGGGCAGGCCTTTGAGCTCTGCCTTGCGCAGCCGCATGACGGCTTGTGGGAAAAAGCAGCGCAGGCACTGCCCGTCTTTGCCGGAGCGGACATACTGGCGGCCCGCCTGCAGGCCGAATACCGGGTGTGCATGCTGGAACAGAACCACGCGGAACATGCGGACAAAGTCCGCAGTCTGCTGCGCCGGCTGGAAAAAGAAGCCGGACCGCTTTTCGGCCTGTGGGTAGCAGAAATGCAGGTTGAAACCGCATTGAAGTGTGCCGATACCCGTGCGGCGCACAGTGTGCTGCAAGCGCTCTGGCGGCAGCACCCGTGGCATCCGTCCCTCACTCAGGGGCTGTACAGCCTTATGCACCCCGCGCCACTGCAGCACCGGACCGTGCATGACAATCCGCCTGCCATCCTGCTGTATTCATGGAACAAGCCCGGACTGCTGCGGCGCACGCTGCAAACCCTGCGTGATTCGGACATGGGCAACGCCCCCGTATTTGTGCTCGACAACGGCTCTGACCGGCGCCCCGCCGCAGAGACTGCGGAAGATATGCAGACCATGCTGGAAACCATGCGCGGTCAATGGCCCGCGCAGCAGCTGCACACCCTGCGTCTGCCCGTGAACATAGGGGCCCCTGCCGCCCGCAACTGGCTGCTCTCACTGCCGCAGGTACGCCGGCATCAATGGGCTGTATTTCTGGACGATGACATTCTGCTGCCGCCGCAATGGCTTGTTCCGCTCATGAGCGCGGCACTGGAGAATCCGCGCACGGCCACGGCCGGATGTACGGTACTCGACCACACCCCGCCCTATGCCGTGCAATGCGCCGATTTTTTCCTCATCCCGCCGGATATGGGCACCCGCAGTTTTTCCGACATTGAAGAACAGATGCATGTATACTGCAATGCGGCCGGAAGCCGGTCGGTGCTGGCAGGCATGCACACCCGCCCGTGCCTTTCCGTTTCCGGCTGCTGTCATGCACTGAACATGCGTGCTGTTGAAGAATGCGGTCCGTTCGACATCCGCTTTTCTCCGACACAGTTTGACGACCTTGAACGCGATATCCGATGTGCACAGGCCGGCTTCGCCACGGTGTACACAGGCAGCGTGCGCATTCCGCACATGCAGCATTCCAGCATGCGGCAGGCCGGTGCTCCGGCCAAGCTGGGGCACATCATGGGCAATAAAATAAAACTGGAACACCTGTATCCCGCCGGTTCCGTACAGGCCGTACGCGAACAGGCGCTGGAAACGGCACGCAGCGACCTGCTGCGCAAGCACTCCACCCTATGCAGAGATATTCCCGCAACATGAACACTACCACACCCCTTTCAATCATCATACCTGTCTGGAACCAGTGGCATCTGACACGGGCCTGTCTGGAAAGCCTGCGACAGCACACTCCCGGCGACTTCTTTGAAGTCATCGTGGCGGACAACGGCTCGGGAGACGAAACAGCCGTCCAGCTGGCTCCCCTCGGAGAGAAACTGTTCGGACGCATGTTCCGGCGCATAAGGCTGGACACCAATCAGGGCTTCGGACCGGCCTGCAATCTGGGTGCAAAGAGCGCCCGCGGTGAAAAGCTGCTGTTTCTCAACAACGACACGCTGCTCACCTCAGGATGGCTGCCTCCGCTGATGAAGGCATTTGACGAAGACGCCAGGCTGGGCGCGGCGGGACCGCTGCTGCTCTATCCCGAATCGGACAGGGTGCAGCACGCGGGTATCGTTTTCACCCCCGCACTGCGCACACAGCATCTGTACGCCAACTTTCCGGCAGACCATCCCGTGCTGCGCACCCGCAGAACGCTGCAGGCCATCACCGGTGCCTGTCTGCTCGTTCCTTCCGGACTGTTCCGGCAGTGCGGCGGTTTTTATGAAGGCTACAAAAACGGCAGCGAAGACCTTGAGCTATGCTGCCGCATCCGCGAGGCGGGCAAAAAGCTGCGCTGCGTCACTGAAAGCAGGGTCTACCATCTGGAAAGCCAGACGCCGGGCCGGGGCGACGATGACGATACGAACGCGGCCCTGCTCAACCAGCGCTGCAAAGGCTGCTTCGGGCCGGACATGCACAGGCATGCGGTACGGGACGGCTACCGGTTTGCCATCACGCCATGGCTGGAATCGTACATAACGCTTGCAGAAGAGCGCGAGACTGCGCTTACATCATCCATGACCGGCGCCGGAGCAGGCGCAGGCGGAGAGTTCAACGCGGCGGCCTGCTGGCAACTGCTGCAGCAGGAACCGCTGTGGCAGACAGGATACGCTCTGCTGGCCGGTTTTCTGGAACAGAACCGGCTGTACGCCGAAGCCAGCGGGGTACGCCTGCTTCAGACGTACTTTTTTCCCATGCTTCCCCATTACCGCCAGCTGGCCGTCACGGCAGCCATGGCCGGAAATGAAAGTCTGGCAGCACAGGCGCAGGAAAAAGCAGCCCATATCAACGGGCTGCTTGAAGATGTGGGCGCACTGACCAAAAAAGCGGCAGGACTGGCAAACTGGGCCAGAAAAGCTGGAGAACAGGAGTTGCAGCACCTGTATGAAGGCTGGCTGAAAGAACTGGGCCTGTTATAGCTTCCCCCACAAAAAAAACCGGCCGCGGTCATACCCGCGGCCGGTTTTTTATCGCCTGAACCTGCATGTCACGCGGCGGCTGAT
It includes:
- a CDS encoding THUMP domain-containing class I SAM-dependent RNA methyltransferase; the encoded protein is MADFSHKSTVLVTCPLAASALLATELKALGFTPRNELPAGVEVQADLNDCMRMNLHLRTANRVLYQVAAFRARDADALYRAASRIHWELFIAPEGYVSIASSVDNPTIRDSRFANQRLKDAVVDRIRSRTGRRPDSGPLQTGVVLFLHWHDDWCRLYVDTSGEPLSRRGYRKNPWKAPMQETLAAAVLMAAGWPGGGHLINPMCGSGTLAVEAVLMAMNSAPGLLRDSFCFMHLPGYKPEIWDALLDRAEAQETGEIPGRVIATDIVPEAVKASQENAVRAGVAGFIEFGVCDFTQTDIPQPSEGRDVIIMNPEYGARLGDAAQLEGVYRAVGDFFKQRCGGYTGYVFTGNMKLAGNVGLRTSRRIPFHSAKIECRLLEYELYSGSRKHADHQ
- a CDS encoding glycosyltransferase family 2 protein: MLFDWNAMEAAGGTDMMNELAKGGTGKMHRLYLADMALQKAMEAQKAGRAGVGGMLLETGRSLICAAWDADPLDGGTAAQLLALDDMQPFLPDSVRSVAQHMRQGWSVPQDQRYYQRLLQKRDTALTMGFLEKQTAREPDNAYWLQQRLALAGYEGDTGRVEAVIAGATSLPLPVRTRLLADMHLMRGDAEQAAALYESVWPHSAGMTEHLTRAAEALYRCGRDDTALRLWQTAFALRGWDSNLLLRLSDVADGTHTACRMPEGRGAVLLYSYNKAACLDITLGSLAASRLDDARIIVLDNGSSDATPGVLARWKEHLGDGLLTVTLPCNVGAPAARNWLMHLTELDGCRWVAYCDDDVELPADWLGRMGAAMQRYPHAAAWGCRVVDHANPALIQSVDMHLDAPQPQSAEQVAAEGERRFAVSMLQHQDMDFGQFTYMRPCATVTGCCHLFLLDALRSGGGFDLRYSPSQYDDLEHDLRQVLQGRLPVYQGHLAVRHMKRSGKAALQQPEAQGNASANMYKLQMRYTKDEFETMRRHDYAALKQDLLRKAAALAASVA
- a CDS encoding glycosyltransferase family 2 protein, producing MMNDHRTDTLLRLCETMPLWQLGVEGLNIRLMHAEQGLRTLTAAAPDALPVTVSGAVAAHILWSWQKHPLDRRLCGYVTALFAGHPSHDRTVALAHAVLQRSAVPPEYEAWRALADADPQGAMLRCINHIADEKHACFWLGQAFELCLAQPHDGLWEKAAQALPVFAGADILAARLQAEYRVCMLEQNHAEHADKVRSLLRRLEKEAGPLFGLWVAEMQVETALKCADTRAAHSVLQALWRQHPWHPSLTQGLYSLMHPAPLQHRTVHDNPPAILLYSWNKPGLLRRTLQTLRDSDMGNAPVFVLDNGSDRRPAAETAEDMQTMLETMRGQWPAQQLHTLRLPVNIGAPAARNWLLSLPQVRRHQWAVFLDDDILLPPQWLVPLMSAALENPRTATAGCTVLDHTPPYAVQCADFFLIPPDMGTRSFSDIEEQMHVYCNAAGSRSVLAGMHTRPCLSVSGCCHALNMRAVEECGPFDIRFSPTQFDDLERDIRCAQAGFATVYTGSVRIPHMQHSSMRQAGAPAKLGHIMGNKIKLEHLYPAGSVQAVREQALETARSDLLRKHSTLCRDIPAT
- a CDS encoding glycosyltransferase family 2 protein, which produces MNTTTPLSIIIPVWNQWHLTRACLESLRQHTPGDFFEVIVADNGSGDETAVQLAPLGEKLFGRMFRRIRLDTNQGFGPACNLGAKSARGEKLLFLNNDTLLTSGWLPPLMKAFDEDARLGAAGPLLLYPESDRVQHAGIVFTPALRTQHLYANFPADHPVLRTRRTLQAITGACLLVPSGLFRQCGGFYEGYKNGSEDLELCCRIREAGKKLRCVTESRVYHLESQTPGRGDDDDTNAALLNQRCKGCFGPDMHRHAVRDGYRFAITPWLESYITLAEERETALTSSMTGAGAGAGGEFNAAACWQLLQQEPLWQTGYALLAGFLEQNRLYAEASGVRLLQTYFFPMLPHYRQLAVTAAMAGNESLAAQAQEKAAHINGLLEDVGALTKKAAGLANWARKAGEQELQHLYEGWLKELGLL